Proteins from a single region of Kogia breviceps isolate mKogBre1 chromosome 5, mKogBre1 haplotype 1, whole genome shotgun sequence:
- the SLITRK3 gene encoding SLIT and NTRK-like protein 3 — protein MKPSIAELLHRGRMLWIILLSTIALGWTTPIPLIEDSEEIDEPCFDPCYCEVKESLFHIHCDSKGFTNISQIAEFWSRPFKLYLQRNSMRKLYTNSFLHLNNAVSINLGNNALQDIQMGAFNGLKILKRLYLHENKLDIFRNDTFLGLESLEYLQADYNVIKRIESGAFRNLSKLRVLILNDNLIPMLPTNLFKAVSLTHLDLRGNRLKVLFYRGMLDHIGRSLMELQLEENPWNCTCEIVQLKSWLERIPYTALVGDITCETPFHFHGKDLREIRKAELCPLLSDSEVEASLGIPHLSSSKENAWPTKPSSMLSSVHFTASSVEYKSSNKQPKPTKQPRTPRPPSTSQALYPGPNQPPIAPYQTRPPIPIICPTGCTCNLHINDLGLTVNCKERGFNNISELLPRPLNAKKLYLSSNLIQKIYRSDFWNFSSLDLLHLGNNRISYVQDGAFINLPNLKSLFLNGNDIEKLTPGMFRGLQSLHYLYFEFNVIREIQPAAFSLMPNLKLLFLNNNLLRTLPTDAFAGTSLARLNLRKNYFLYLPVAGVLEHLNAIVQIDLNENPWDCTCDLVPFKQWIETISSVSVVGDVLCRSPENLTHRDVRTIELEVLCPEMLHIAPAGASPAQPGDSHLAGGPTSASPYEFSPPGGPVPLSVLILSLLVLFFSAVFVAAGLFAYVLRRRRKKLPFRSKRQEGVDLTGIQMQCHRLFEDGGGGGGGSGGGGRPAISSPEKAPPVGHVYEYIPHPVTQMCNNPIYKPREEEEVAVSSVQETGCAERGTPGTQPPGIGEVLLGSEQFAETPKENHSNYRTLLEKEKEWALAVSSSQLNTIVTMNHHHPQPHHPAAGGVSGVAAGTGGDLAGFRRHEKNGGVVLFPPGGGCGGGSTLLDRERPPPAPCTVGFVDCLYGTVPKLKELHVHPPGMQYPDLQQDARLKETLLFSAGKGFTDHQTQKSDYLELRAKLQTKPDYLEVLEKTTYRF, from the coding sequence ATGAAACCTTCTATAGCTGAGCTGCTTCACAGAGGGAGGATGTTGTGGATAATTCTTCTAAGCACAATTGCTTTAGGATGGACTACCCCGATTCCCCTGATAGAGGACTCAGAGGAAATAGATGAGCCCTGTTTTGATCCATGCTACTGTGAAGTGAAAGAGAGCCTCTTTCATATACATTGTGACAGCAAAGGATTTACAAATATTAGTCAGATTGCTGAGTTCTGGTCAAGACCTTTTAAACTATATCTGCAGAGGAATTCAATGAGGAAATTGTACACCAACAGTTTTCTTCATTTGAATAATGCTGTGTCGATTAACCTTGGGAACAATGCATTGCAGGACATTCAAATGGGAGCTTTCAATGGTCTTAAGATTTTAAAGAGGCTATATCTACACGAGAACAAACTAGACATCTTCAGAAATGACACCTTCCTTGGCTTGGAAAGTCTGGAATATCTGCAGGCAGATTACAATGTCATTAAACGTATTGAGAGTGGGGCATTTCGGAACCTAAGTAAACTGAGAGTTCTGATTTTAAATGATAATCTCATCCCCATGCTTCCAACCAATTTATTTAAGGCTGTATCCTTAACCCACTTGGACCTACGTGGAAACAGGTTAAAAGTTCTCTTCTACCGAGGAATGCTAGATCACATTGGCAGAAGCCTGATGGAGCTCCAGCTAGAAGAAAATCCCTGGAACTGTACATGTGAAATTGTGCAATTGAAGAGTTGGCTGGAACGCATTCCTTACACTGCCCTGGTGGGAGACATCACCTGCGAGACtcctttccatttccatggaaagGACCTGAGAGAAATCAGGAAGGCAGAACTCTGTCCCTTGTTGTCTGACTCTGAGGTGGAGGCTAGTTTGGGAATTCCCCACTTGTCGTCAAGCAAGGAAAATGCATGGCCAACTAAGCCTTCCTCAATGCTGTCCTCTGTCCATTTTACTGCTTCTTCTGTTGAATACAAGTCCTCAAATAAACAGCCCAAACCCACCAAACAACCTCGAACACCAAGGCCACCCTCCACATCCCAAGCTTTATACCCTGGTCCAAACCAACCTCCCATTGCTCCTTACCAGACAAGACCACCCATTCCCATTATATGCCCTACTGGGTGTACCTGTAATTTGCACATCAATGACCTTGGCTTGACTGTCAACTGCAAAGAGCGAGGATTTAATAACATTTCTGAACTTCTTCCAAGGCCACTGAATGCTAAGAAACTGTATCTGAGCAGCAATCTGATTCAGAAAATATACCGTTCTGATTTTTGGAATTTCTCTTCCTTGGATCTCTTACATCTAGGGAATAATCGTATTTCTTACGTCCAGGATGGGGCTTTCATCAACCTGCCTAACCTAAAGAGCCTCTTTCTCAATGGCAACGATATCGAGAAGCTGACACCAGGCATGTTCCGAGGCCTACAGAGTCTGCACTACTTGTATTTTGAGTTCAATGTCATCCGGGAAATCCAGCCTGCGGCCTTCAGCCTCATGCCCAACTTGAAGCTGCTATTCCTCAACAATAACTTGCTGAGAACCCTGCCAACAGATGCTTTTGCAGGCACATCTCTGGCTCGGCTCAACTTGAGGAAGAACTACTTCCTCTACCTTCCTGTGGCTGGTGTCCTAGAACACTTGAACGCCATTGTCCAGATAGACCTCAATGAGAATCCTTGGGACTGTACCTGTGACCTGGTTCCCTTCAAACAGTGGATTGAAACCATCAGCTCAGTCAGTGTGGTGGGTGATGTCCTGTGCAGGAGCCCCGAGAACCTCACCCACCGTGACGTGCGCACTATCGAGCTGGAAGTTCTCTGCCCAGAGATGCTGCACATTGCACCAGCTGGAGCATCCCCAGCTCAGCCTGGAGATTCTCACCTTGCTGGGGGGCCAACGAGTGCATCACCTTATGAATTCTCTCCCCCTGGGGGTCCTGTGCCACTTTCTGTGTTGATTCTCAgcctactggttctgttttttTCAGCAGTCTTCGTTGCGGCAGGCCTCTTTGCCTATGTCCTCCGACGGCGCCGGAAGAAGCTGCCCTTTAGAAGCAAGCGGCAGGAAGGCGTGGACCTCACTGGCATCCAGATGCAATGCCACCGGCTTTTCGAggatggtggaggtggtggaggtggaaGTGGAGGTGGGGGACGACCGGCTATTTCTTCCCCAGAGAAGGCCCCTCCTGTAGGTCATGTATACGAGTACATACCCCACCCTGTTACTCAGATGTGCAATAACCCCATCTACAAGCCTcgcgaggaggaggaggtggccgTTTCATCAGTCCAGGAGACAGGGTGTGCAGAACGCGGGACTCCTGGGACACAACCCCCAGGAATAGGGGAGGTTCTCCTAGGAAGTGAGCAGTTTGCTGAGACACCCAAGGAGAACCACAGCAACTACCGGACAttgctagaaaaagaaaaggagtggGCCTTGGCAGTGTCCAGCTCCCAGCTCAACACCATAGTGACCATGAACCATcatcaccctcagcctcaccaccCAGCTGCTGGTGGGGTGTCAGGGGTAGCTGCGGGAACTGGGGGAGACTTGGCTGGGTTCCGTCGCCATGAGAAGAATGGTGGGGTGGTGCTGTTTCCGCCTGGGGGAGGCTGTGGTGGTGGCAGTACGCTACTAGACCGAGAGAGGCCACCACCAGCCCCCTGCACAGTGGGGTTTGTGGACTGTCTCTATGGCACAGTGCCCAAATTAAAGGAACTGCACGTCCACCCTCCTGGCATGCAATACCCAGACTTACAGCAGGACGCCAGGCTCAAAGAAACCCTTCTCTTCTCGGCTGGAAAGGGCTTCACAGACCACCAAACCCAAAAAAGTGATTACCTCGAGTTAAGGGCCAAACTTCAAACCAAGCCGGATTACCTCGAAGTCCTGGAGAAGACAACATATAGGttctaa